From Calditrichia bacterium:
AAAGGGAGCATTAATGCTCCCTTTTGTAAATAAAACAGCGGAAATCAGTGAATATTTTCAGAAATAACCGCGCCGGCAACTAACGGCGCAATGGCAACCCACGGTTGATCGTAATTGCCGAATGGCGGCAAATTGCGGCGGCTCGGGGTGCGCAAATGGTATTCGGTGATCGCGGCATATTTTCCCGGCGAACGGCCGTGGAACAATTTGTAGCTGATCACCCGTCCGGTGCGGTCTTTCTCAACCGAAACCACAATCCCGATGTGGTGAATTTCTTTACGATTTTTCAGGTCGTGTTCGGTAAACTTGTCGAACTTTTTACCGCGATTGCCATAAAACATCACCATTCCGGGACGGATAAGGTGCGACATCCGCAGCGGATCGCTCACCAAAATCAGCGAGCCGCGCTCGTGATACCACAGCGCCAAATCGCGGGAACTGCGGTATTTTTTGGGTGACGGAAAATCCTGGTGCTCGCAGGTTTTTTGCATTTCCCGCAAAAACCGGTGGAAAATGCCGGAACAATCCGTGAGTTCGCGGCTGTTGTAATATATTTTTTGCGCCTGAATCCGTTGGGCAATTTGCTGAACGGAACGCGCCGCAACTGCCGGACTGCCGTGAAAACTGCACCCGTAAACGTCCAATTTAGCGGGATTTACATATTTTTTTACCAGACGTTTGTCCGTCGATTGGGATGGTCTGTTTTCCTCTTTTGTGTGGGTGGTTTTCCGGGTGGTTCCGGAGCCATCGCGGGATGCACTCCCGGTGTAGCTGCTGCGGTAAGTGGATGAACAACTGAACAGAAAAACCGGCAGAAACACGAACAGCAACCATCTGTTTCGTGCGCTCACCAAATCCCTTTTAAACATTCGCTTATCCATAAGTGTCTCCCTTTTTCTTTGCGTTAACGGTTTTTGTTTGCCCCTCACCGTTAATCTGCCTTGCATCTGTTATTGTATTCGGCAACAACAGTGCCAACCTGATATTTGTATTTTTATTGAAACGTTTGGACGATAATTGTCAGGGTCAAAATTGGGATATTGATTGACGTAAGCACCGGAAATTTATATCTTTGGCATGTTATCGCTGCATTGCCGGAATAACCGGCTTCAAATGACTCCGTGAATCAGCAAATATCCAAATAAAATTTGAACAGAAACCAATGATTGTTAATGTGGGGCGAACATGTTAAAAAAAATTGACCTCAACCGAAAGCTGGAAAAATCGGTTTACAAAGAAAAAATGGATGAACTGGAAATCCATTTGGGACAACTGCAACGCCAAATTCTGGAATATAAAATTCCGGTAATTATTTTGTTCGAAGGTTGGGAAGCGGCGGGCAAAGGGACGCTCATTAACCGACTGATTTTACGGCTGGACCCGCGCCAATTTAGTGTTTTTACTGCACGAGAGCCCAATGAGGAAGAAGCTTTTCGCCCGTTTTTGTGGCGATTTTGGAAACGAACGCCGGCAGACGGACGGATGTCGATTCTCGACCGGAGCTGGTATCGCCGGGTGTCGCAGGATCGCGTGAACGGTCGATTTCCGAAATCCGAATGGGAGCACACGTTTCGCGAGATCAATTTTTTCGAACGCCAGCTAACCAGCGACGGTGCAATTATCATCAAATTTTTTCTGCATATTTCCCAAAAAGAGCAGAAAAAACGCTTCAAAAAATTGCAGAAAGATCCCGCGATGGTTTGGCGAATCACCGACGAAGACTGGATCAGCCATCGCCAATACGATGAGTATCTCGCGGCATATGAGGACATGCTGGCGGAAACCGACACCGCCGTTGCGCCATGGCACATCGTCGAATCGCATGATGTGCGTTTTGCAACCCTCAAAATATTTCAGATCGTTTGCCAGAAATTGGAAAATGGACTGAACATCGCCAAAAAAGCAGCGCAGGCAACGGAAGCTGTTCCGGTTGAAGCGGCGGGCACGGATGTGGAATTGCGCACCTCCATTCTCGCCGGTGTCGATCTCGATAAATCGCTGGATCGCAAAGATTACGAAAAAGAGCTGGATAAATATCAGGAACGCATTCGCGAACTGGAGCACACGCTGTATCAAAAACGCATTCCGGTGGTCATCGTTTACGAAGGGTGGGATGCCGCCGGAAAAGGCGGCAACATCAAACGGCTGACCCAATTGATGGACCCGCGCGGTTACGATGTGATCCCGATTGCTGCACCCAACGATATCGAACGCAAACACCATTATTTATGGCGATTTTGGAAGGAATTTCCCAAAGCCGGACATTTTGCCATTTTTGACCGCAGCTGGTACGGGCGGGTAATGGTTGAACGTGTGGAAGGATTTTGCAGCGAAGCGGAGTGGAAACGCGCTTACCGCGAAATTAACGAAATGGAGGCGCAGTTGACCAATTTTGGCACGGTGATCGTCAAATTTTGGCTGCACATCGACAAAGAAACCCAGCTACGCCGCTTCAAATTGCGCGAAGCAACGCCCCACAAACGCTACAAAATTACCGACGAAGATTGGCGAAATCGCGAAAAATGGGATTTGTACGAAGCCGCAGTGGACGAAATGCTGTTCCGAACCAGCAGCACTTACGCACCGTGGACGATCATCGAATCCAACTGCAAACTGTATGCACGGGTTAAAGCGCTGAAGACGGTTGTCGATGCTATTGAACAGCGATTAAAATCCGAAAAGAAAAAATCTTGATCCAATCGACGAAATAAGCGCAATATTAACAATGAGTTATGTATGTTGAAAATTGAATTTCGCATCGCAGAAAAACTGAATCTGGATCGATTGTTGAGCGAATCCGGTCTGCCGTTTTCTTTAGAAAAAGAGAGCACTGCCAATGGCCGGGTGCGTTATTTTGATACATTTGACTGGCGATTGTTTGCCAAACAACTGGCACTCGCAAAAAACGGCCGGAAATGGGAACTGCACAATTTATCTCAAAATGAAGTTATCGCGGCAGAAACCCTGACCGGTTCACCGAAATTTTCTGAAGATTTTCCCG
This genomic window contains:
- a CDS encoding phosphate--AMP phosphotransferase, with translation MLKKIDLNRKLEKSVYKEKMDELEIHLGQLQRQILEYKIPVIILFEGWEAAGKGTLINRLILRLDPRQFSVFTAREPNEEEAFRPFLWRFWKRTPADGRMSILDRSWYRRVSQDRVNGRFPKSEWEHTFREINFFERQLTSDGAIIIKFFLHISQKEQKKRFKKLQKDPAMVWRITDEDWISHRQYDEYLAAYEDMLAETDTAVAPWHIVESHDVRFATLKIFQIVCQKLENGLNIAKKAAQATEAVPVEAAGTDVELRTSILAGVDLDKSLDRKDYEKELDKYQERIRELEHTLYQKRIPVVIVYEGWDAAGKGGNIKRLTQLMDPRGYDVIPIAAPNDIERKHHYLWRFWKEFPKAGHFAIFDRSWYGRVMVERVEGFCSEAEWKRAYREINEMEAQLTNFGTVIVKFWLHIDKETQLRRFKLREATPHKRYKITDEDWRNREKWDLYEAAVDEMLFRTSSTYAPWTIIESNCKLYARVKALKTVVDAIEQRLKSEKKKS